The following proteins are encoded in a genomic region of Arachis stenosperma cultivar V10309 chromosome 4, arast.V10309.gnm1.PFL2, whole genome shotgun sequence:
- the LOC130976212 gene encoding uncharacterized protein LOC130976212 isoform X1, translated as MLFHCLIENKLKHKRDKKQTETQCWEEEEQENHGNKILEDPSLKGGLIKKTKLQECDESMGPKEDGTTMMGLAGIPVAPCYRGSKGGIYFVLQNASLVAAYVGKRYQILNPDEHANFLRRKNKNPYDYRPDIVHEALLQIMGSRLCMAGRVHGVFIKTDEGILIRVEANTQIPKTLGSFCNMMAELLQKFSIKSKGNRGKLLRLIENPVTKHLPVNSRKIGLSVNSPKAVQINDYVAAANHDENLVFVVGAMAHGKIDAEYVDDLISVSALPLSAGTCLRRICVALERNQKIH; from the exons TAAGCTGAAGCATAAGAGGGATAAAAAACAAACTGAAACCCAATGTTGGGAGGAGGAAGAGCAAGAGAATCATGGTAACAAGATCCTTGAAGACCCTTCTCTCAAGGGGGGTCTTATTAAAAAG ACAAAGCTTCAGGAGTGTGATGAATCAATGGGGCCCAAAGAAGATGGTACTACAATGATGGGGCTTGCAGGAATTCCTGTAGCACCTTGCTACCGGGGATCAAAAGGTGGAATCTATTTCGTTCTTCAAAATGCCTCCCTGGTTGCTGCTTATGTTGGGAAG AGGTACCAGATTTTGAATCCAGACGAGCATGCCAATTTCCTGCGAAGGAAAAACAAGAACCCTTATGATTATAGGCCTGATATTGTGCATGAG GCCCTTCTTCAAATTATGGGTAGTAGGCTTTGCATGGCCGGTAGGGTACATGGTGTATTCATTAAAACTGATGAAGGAATACTTATCCGAGTTGAAGCAAACACCCAGATACCAAAGACTCTGGGAAGCTTTTGCAACATGATGG CTGAGCTACTGCAAAAGTTCAGCATCAAATCAAAGGGTAATCGTGGAAAACTTTTGCGCCTAATTGAAAATCCTGTAACTAAACACTTACCTGTTAACTCTCGTAAGATTG GGCTTTCCGTCAATTCCCCTAAGGCTGTTCAAATTAATGACTATGTCGCCGCTGCCAATCATGATGAGAACCTTGTGTTTGTG GTTGGTGCAATGGCTCATGGAAAGATAGATGCTGAATATGTTGATGATCTTATATCAG TTTCTGCATTGCCCTTGAGTGCTGGGACTTGTCTGAGACGTATCTGTGTTGCGTTGGAGAGGAATCAGAAGATTCACTGA
- the LOC130976212 gene encoding uncharacterized protein LOC130976212 isoform X2: protein MFTPCANSKLKHKRDKKQTETQCWEEEEQENHGNKILEDPSLKGGLIKKTKLQECDESMGPKEDGTTMMGLAGIPVAPCYRGSKGGIYFVLQNASLVAAYVGKRYQILNPDEHANFLRRKNKNPYDYRPDIVHEALLQIMGSRLCMAGRVHGVFIKTDEGILIRVEANTQIPKTLGSFCNMMAELLQKFSIKSKGNRGKLLRLIENPVTKHLPVNSRKIGLSVNSPKAVQINDYVAAANHDENLVFVVGAMAHGKIDAEYVDDLISVSALPLSAGTCLRRICVALERNQKIH, encoded by the exons ATGTTCACTCCTTGTGCAAACAGTAAGCTGAAGCATAAGAGGGATAAAAAACAAACTGAAACCCAATGTTGGGAGGAGGAAGAGCAAGAGAATCATGGTAACAAGATCCTTGAAGACCCTTCTCTCAAGGGGGGTCTTATTAAAAAG ACAAAGCTTCAGGAGTGTGATGAATCAATGGGGCCCAAAGAAGATGGTACTACAATGATGGGGCTTGCAGGAATTCCTGTAGCACCTTGCTACCGGGGATCAAAAGGTGGAATCTATTTCGTTCTTCAAAATGCCTCCCTGGTTGCTGCTTATGTTGGGAAG AGGTACCAGATTTTGAATCCAGACGAGCATGCCAATTTCCTGCGAAGGAAAAACAAGAACCCTTATGATTATAGGCCTGATATTGTGCATGAG GCCCTTCTTCAAATTATGGGTAGTAGGCTTTGCATGGCCGGTAGGGTACATGGTGTATTCATTAAAACTGATGAAGGAATACTTATCCGAGTTGAAGCAAACACCCAGATACCAAAGACTCTGGGAAGCTTTTGCAACATGATGG CTGAGCTACTGCAAAAGTTCAGCATCAAATCAAAGGGTAATCGTGGAAAACTTTTGCGCCTAATTGAAAATCCTGTAACTAAACACTTACCTGTTAACTCTCGTAAGATTG GGCTTTCCGTCAATTCCCCTAAGGCTGTTCAAATTAATGACTATGTCGCCGCTGCCAATCATGATGAGAACCTTGTGTTTGTG GTTGGTGCAATGGCTCATGGAAAGATAGATGCTGAATATGTTGATGATCTTATATCAG TTTCTGCATTGCCCTTGAGTGCTGGGACTTGTCTGAGACGTATCTGTGTTGCGTTGGAGAGGAATCAGAAGATTCACTGA